The DNA segment ACTGGCGAGCATGAATTTATTCCACCGAACTTTGAGAAGGGTGATCAACGAGGTCCTTGTCCTGGTCTCAATGCCTTGGCGAATCATGGATACATCAGCCGCAAGGGCGTTACAAGCCTCGTCGAGGTAGCGGCTGCCATCAATCAGGTGTATGGAATGGGAGTAGACCTGGCTACCATCTTGGCGACAATGGGTACAGTCTTTGTCGGAAACCCTCTATCGCTCGACCCAGGCTTCTCCATCGGCGCCACCGCCAGTGGCTCGCAGAATATTCTGGGTAACCTCTTCGGGCTGCTGGGAACGCCACGAGGTCTGAACGGTTCACACAATATCATTGAAGGTGATTCGTCCAACACCCGTGATGACCTGTACGTCACTGGAGATGCATCCACCATGGATATGAAGTTATTCCAGTCGCTCTACGACTCGGCTTCTAAGGAGGGTACTTATGACTTTGACGCTTTTGCAAAGAGAGCCAAGACCCGATTCCATGAGACTGTCGCTACGAATCCCAACTTTTACTATGGGCCTTTCACGGGGATGATTGCGAGAAATGCGGGATACTTCTTTGCCTGCCGATTGCTTTCGAACCATACTGTTGGAAGCACTGAGGACATTATGGGTAAGTAAGCTGCCTCGGAACTGACCGTCAATTTGCTGATAATTGGCAGATATTGGAAcattgaagagcttctttgctgtcACAGAAAAGGACGGAAAGCTTGTGTATAAGCGCGGCCACGAGAGAATCCCTGAGAACTGGTACCGTAGATCAATTGACTACGGTCTCATCGGCCTCAActtggatcttctcaacctgaTTACCAAGTACCCTGAGCTCGGAAGGCAAGTTAGCCCATGCAAACACAAAGGTATACGCTAACAAATACAGCATCGGAGGTAACATGGGAGAAATCAACAGCTACGCCGGTGTCGACGTAAGTAACATCACGGGTGGagtcctcaacctcaccaagctcctcgaggGGAATAACCTGCTCTGCTTCGtctttgagattgtcaagaCCGTTGCGCCAAactctctctcaactctgTTCTCAATCATCGCAACTCCTCTCGAACTCATCACCGACGCTCTCGGATCTGCAGTCTTGAACCTCGCTTGCCCGGCCTTCAAGGACTTGACTGTCGGTGGAACAGACTTTGAGGATGgaatcaagaagaagttccCTGGTGCTAGCCTGGGCTCATCTGTTATCTAATCTCTGATCATCCAACACCTCGCCAGTCCAGCTCTACCTTCGCAGATTACTCTTACATAATACTATTAAAAAGATTCATCACATCTATACCGTACAATGGATCGTTTCCACTATCCCAGAGACTTTCTATCGGTGCATAAATAGGATCCATCAGTGACGTAGAGTTAAGCACTGTAGTCTGAGCCATCTCGAACTACATTCGTTAGAAATAGAAAGCAGGTGTTGAGATATCAGCTTACCTCTTGCTCGAGACTTTGGCTCACTTCAGTACAAGATTCGACCATTGAGACATTAGGATCCGCGGAGGAAGTAATATTTTGGGGTCCTTTGTGTGAATCCTGGCTGTCGCACTGATTGATGTACTCGCGCGCGATATATGTGAACTCGCTGATAAGCGAGCCGGGCAACGTTCCTCCACTCGCAAACTCAAGGCGACTAAAATGTCCACCTGCGATATTGAGTAAAGCGAGATTGCTTCTCGTGTCTGGAGACTTCGGATTGCTGATGACGTGgtcaaaaagaagaaagagagcaCACAAGGGGATAGCTGCGATGATCCTAAAATTAGTCAGTATATAGGGTGGCCCAGCTTATTATTTGAACTGACCATAGTGGTGTCGATggctcaacgtcaacgtATGTAACAATCTCGAGTACAGAACGAGAGACTTCTATGAGTTGTTCACTATGACTTGTCTTGCCCGTTCCGCTGCCCTGAGAACTGTCGATTTGAAGCCTGCTTCGGAGCAAGATGAGTTTAAGACTGTAGTAGAGATAGTTGATCCAGATCCCAACTGTCCCGTGCACAGGCCTCCGGAGAGAATTGGATTGCGACGGGTACCCCGGACGAAATTCCTCAGCGATAGATGCCCTCCACTGctcaaggtcctcgagcAATTGATCAATGGTCATCAGAAAGTACTGCGATCCCCTGTGGCATACCCCAGGGCAGAAGAGAGTATTCATCGCCCGTGATAAGAGACGGCTTTGCTGAGCGAGTATGTACGTCCAGTTCAGGCCACCAAGGTGGGTTTCAGGTATGTAGGGCATAGGTGCAATAATATTGgcgtcgatgatggcctATGAAAATGAGCCAGAGGACCACGAGCGTTAAAGGATGACCTACCGAAGGGCGGCCAAAGTGGAAGCTCATTATCTTCTCTATCACGTAAACGACCCAGAATACCCTATAGAACGCCTTCGCAGAGGGGCCTTTACAAAGAGAAGGTGCTAGATCTTGAGCCATACGCGCCATTTCCGTCATGATACTATGCTCAATGGATATACACGGTACACCGAGACAGTACACCGCAATGGTTGTTATTGCCTGAAGAGCGACCAACgagttcttggccttggggaGGTCTGGCACCTTGGCTAATGCGACGGAGAGCAATTCCCATGCCCTTCCCTTCCCAGGCTCAAAGCTACCGCCACCGTCGTGTAGACTACCGAGAGCGAGGACGGAGTGATACAGAGCAGAAAAAGATGGGTCGTTAATGAGAATTGTGCTTAGGTCAGGGCTCGCGGCGGTGGAGTCGAATGTGTCGCGATCTAGATaagggaagagaggatgAACTTGTTCGTAGTATACTGTAGTGAATTAGTTTAGCTCAACCCACTTGATATCAGCGCAGATGACATACTGGTGATGTATTTTGCAGCAGATAAATAATTCATCGATGGAAGGGCTAGCTCAGGTATGTGCTCAGGTGAGGTACTGGTAGTTATTCTTGCCCTGCTGTTGATGACTGAAGACATTCGCCGGATAAGGtcattgactttgttgttctgaAGCTTGGCCGAGAGCATCTCGAGTCTACTGTCGGAGAAGAACGTGACACTGTGAGTTCCGCCTGTGAATTATGAGTGAACGCTGAGGATGATCGGAAGAAATTGAAAACCTACTCAAGAGACCGATTCCCTATTTTCAGGTCAGTCTTGAACAGCGACTTCAAAACGTCAGCATGTTACTCACCTTTAGTGAAAATCGTTCATCAGCATTTGGGACGTCTGTCGATGATGACCCGAACAAGATGCGATCTATGAAGAGGTCATTTGGTACAGGATGAAAGGCGGCATCCCGCTTCGAATCTGCATCATGCTAGACAGGTTAGTTCACATTCAGAGTAAGAATTCACCAAGATATACCGTAGGTTTCTGCCCAGCAGGGCTGCCATCATTAATTTTAATATTTGGCGACTCTTCGCTGGTAGTAAGTAGTAAATTTCGATTGACTGTCATGTGTTAAACATGATAAAAACTTACGATGGATGAGACGTACCGTTCTTCCGGAACGGGATTTTGCGCGTCCCGAATCGACAAGTCACACTTCGCATCTATGCACGTCAATTCCAGTCCCACCTTGCGGCTGAAATCCACTCACCGTACAACTCTGGCACGGCGGAGGGTAACCTGCACAATCAGCCTCAAATTCTacaccaagcccaagccagTCACTAACCGGAACAGCGGATCTTTCTAGCCTTGCAGGAATCACAAGCTTTGGAGGTGAGGGTGCTCCGGAGTCGACATTCGGAAAGAGGCGGAGTCGGCGGCATTTTGGAAGGGTCCGGTCGCGATGGGAGGTGAAAAGAGGCAATGACGGACAAGAGAGACGGCGTTGAGGAAGTTTAAGGGacaagatgaggttgatgtttcGGCGCCGACATTCCGTGTTGGGTttagagagagagaatagTGGAGTAGAAAATGGCTTCGTTTGGGTTAGTGCCGGGATTCAAACGGGGTTGCATGTGAAGATTTGATACGAGATTGGGAAAGATCTTTTGAACGGCGTTGAGATATTGTACTGCACATATAGCGCATTGGACATGGCTTGGAACAAATGGAGTCGCGTCTCGGAAACGATCAAGATGTGGGCTCTTGATGACGCCGTCTACAGCTGGCCCATAACCCTTCTTATATGAACCATGCCAGCATCGCATTTTGCATTTCACTACAACCTTCAACACATTCATTCGTTAAGTCCATCGTTCAATCAACACTGTCAAAATGCATGACAATACGCCCCCCTCCACTCCCCATGACACAGAGGCCGACACAACCGTCGAAGAAACCACCGAGCCCGTCTTACAACTCGCCCGCACATTCTCTCTAACTCGTACATTCTCCGCCctctcaaccaacatcaacccGTTCCTCGCGCAAGACTCCCACCTCGACCCCAAGTCCCCAAAGTTTCAACCTGAATCATGGGTCAAGGCTTTGCTTCACGCTTTTTCGAAGGACCCGAGTAAGCATCCGCGCTATACAGCCGGTGTATCCTGGCGCAATCTCAGTGTGCATGGCTTCAGCGATCCGACTGAGTTTCAGAAAGATGTCTTGAATGTTATTTGGAGAAGTCCTCTTGCTGCAATTGATTGGTttgcgaagaggaagcagaaggtTAAGATTATCACGGACTTTGATGGACTTGTCAAGAGCGGAGAGTTGCTGCTTGTATTGGGTCGCCCCGGGAGGTACGCTAAGGACGATTACGACCGTTATTGTGATGCTAACATAATGGCACAGCGGTGTTTCTACTCTTCTCAAAACAATCGCTGGACATACCCACGGACTGCATCTCGACGACTCATCCGAGTTCAACTACCAAGGTACCCTCCTCATTCATCCTATCTCGTATCGTCTAACCCTCTAGGCATCCCCTGGGATCTAATGCACCGCAACTTCAGAGGAGAAGTAATCTATCAAGCCGAAACAGACATCCACTTCCCCCAGCTAACCGTCGGCGACACCCTCCTCTTCGCCGCTCTCGCCCGCACGCCCCAACatatcatcgccaacatATCCCGCCACGTCTACGCAGAGCATATGAGAGACGCTGTCATGGCCATGCTTGGTATCTCCAACACGCTCAACACTAAGGTCGGCGATGACTTTATTAGAGGTGTTAGTGGAggtgagaggaagagggttAGTATCGCGGAGGCGGTTCTGAACCAGAGCGCTATTCAGTGCTGGGATAATAGCACGAGGGGATTGGATAGTGCGACGTCGTTGGAGTTTgtgaggaagttgaggctTGGTACGAAGCTTGGTGGTGCGAGTGCGATTGTTGCGATGTATCAGGCCAGCCAGGCCGCCTATGATGCAAGTATTCCCTGGGACCAACTCCCATCCGATATACTAACGAGATTCTTAGGAATTTGATAAAGTACTACTCCTCTACGAAGGTCGCCAAATCTTCTTCGGCCCAACAAGCGAAGCCACACAATACTTTACCACCATGGGCTTTGAATGTCCTCAACGCCAAACAGCCGCCGACTTCCTAACATCCCTCACAAATCCCGACGAGCGAATTGTAAGACCTGGCTTTGAGAACAAAGTGCCTCGCAGTCCTGATGAATTCGCCGACGAGTGGAGGATGAGCCAGCACAGGGCTTCccttctcaacgacatcGCTGCGTTTGAGATCCAGTATCCTCTTGATGGTAAACAAGTCGAGACACTGAAGGGTATCAGGAGGGTTCAGAAGGCCAAGTTCACGTTCGTCACCTTCAATCAGCAAGCCACCGAGATATTAACATCTTTTGTAGATCTGACAAGAGCCCTTTTACAATCTCGATCCCAATGCAGATCCGTTTATGTATTGGTCGAGGTGTCAAGAGACTTCTCGGCGACAAGACCTTTTTCGTGGTTACTATTGCAGTCAACTTCGTCATGtcgcttgttcttggtagTGTTTACTTTAACTTGCCCAGCACGGCTGAGGCTATGAACCAACGAGCCTCTGTAATCTTCTTCGCTATTCTGTACAACGGCCTTAGCAGTGCTCTGGAAGTATGTTGGCTACTTGACCTTACTTATTCTTACTGACGGCGGCCTAGATCCTCGCTCTCTACGTCCAACGACCGATCGTCGAGAAACACGCAAGATACGCTCTATACCGCCCTCTCTCCGAGTCCGTCTCCTCCATCATTTGCGATTTACCgtccaagatcatctcaacactcGCCTTCAACATTCCGCTGTACTTCATGGTGCACCTCCGTCGTGATACCTCAGCTTTCTTCAtttttctcctcttcggctTCACCACTACGATGACAATGTCCATGATCCTTCGCACCATTGCCCAGTCGTCCAAGACAGTGCATCAAGCCCTCGTCCCCGCtgccgtcttcatcatcggcttGGTCATCTACGCTGGATTCGTCCTCCCGATTCGAAGCATGAAGGGTTGGCTTAGATGGATCAACTACGTCAACCCAATTGCCTACGCTTACGAGTCCCTCATCGCGAATGAGTTTTCGGGGAGGTCGTTCGGATGTCAGACCATGATACCTTCTGGGCCAGGGTATGAGAATATCGAGCCGACGCAGCGGACCTGTTCTGTTGCTGGTGCCCTGCCAGGACGCGACTTTATCGACGGTGATTTTTTCATTGGGACTGTTTACAAGTACCACTACTCACACCTTTGGAGGTACGTTACGACACTTATTCTCTAGGCATCCCTAACAAGGTCAGGAACTACGGCATCCTGGTTGCTTTTATCATCTTCTTTACCTTCACTTATCTCTTCGCGGCAGAGTACTTCTCATCCGAAGCTTCCAAGGGTGAGGTCCTGGTATTCCGCAAGGCTCAGAAGACTCAACCCAAAGAGACatccgatgaagaagccgCCACTTCCAACTTCCAGCCTCCAAGAGCGACGAGCGACGACACCATCCACCCATCGATCGAGAAAGCACCAAGCTCTTCTACCTTTTGCTGGAGGAGTGTCTGCTATGATGTGAAGGTCAAAGGCGACACGCGACGTATTCTCTCGGACGTTAATGGTTGGGTTCAGCCTGGAAAGTTGACTGCTTTGATGGTAAGTGACATGGGGAGGCAAAACCTAGGACCTTTGTCCTAAAGGTCGAAGACAGTTAGGCAATCTTGACTAAGCTTAAGGActctttactgagtttatctgagcatcctcttctgaaGTCTTGTCTTTTCTTGGGTAGTTTACACTGAGCACAGACATTGGCTAACATTCTTAGGGTGCCACCGGAGCCGGCAAGACCACGCTGCTCGACGTTTTGGCTGATCGGGTGACCATGGGCGTCATCACGGGCGATATCCTTGTTAATGGACTATCACGCGGCAAGTCATTCCAGAGAACCACGGGATACGTGCAGCAGCAGGATATTCACCTCGAGACATCTACCGTTAGAGAAGCCCTCCGTTTCAGTGCCGTTCTAAGACAGCCGACTGCTGTTTCTATTCAGGAAAAGGTCGACTATGTTGAAGAGGTGATTAACCTGCTAGAAATGGGCCCTTATGCAAATGCTGTCATAGGAGTTCCGGGTAAAGGTATGTCACTCTGCCAATCTACAGCTGTTGCACAAGACTGACAATTCAGGTCTCAACGTTGAGCAAAGGAAGCGTCTTTCCATTGGCGTCGAGCTAGTCGCCAAACCCGAAGCCCTTATCTTTCTCGACGAACCTACCTCCGGTCTCGACAGTCAAACAGCATGGGCAATCGTGTCTCTACTTAAGAAGCTCGCAGACCACGGGCTAGCTATCCTATGCACCATTCACCAACCATCCGGCATCATCTTTCAGCAATTCGACCGACTGCTACTTTTGGCGAAGGGTGGTAAGACTGTTTATTTTGGAGACATCGGTGAGAATGCCACTACCCTAACGGGGTACTTTGAGAGGCATGGTGCTATCCGTTGCCGACCGGAAGAGAATCCGGCTGAGTGGATGCTACTCGTCATCGGTGCTGCACCGGGTGCTCATACGGATCGTGACTGGGTTGAGACCTGGAAAGAGAGTTCTGACTTCCAGCGTGtccagaaggagcttgaCAACATGACTCGGTCTAGACATGTCTCTAGCGAAACGGACGCAGAGGATACCTCTTACGCTGCTTCGGTTTCGCAGCAGTTCCTGGCTTGTACCCAGCGCGTTGCCCAGCAATACTGGCGAACGCCGACTTACATATACTCCAAACTATCACTTTGCTTTATCACCGTAAGTCACATACCAACTTTTACAATTATCTAAAAATATCTAAAAACATTTACTAACTTATATCTCAgagtctcttcatcggccTCTCCTTCCAGAACTCCCCACTGTCTCTCCAAGGTCTCCAGAACCAactcttctcaatcttcatgCTCCTCGTGATCTTCGCGTTCCTAACCTACCAAACAATGCCCGGCTTCGTCACCCAACGCACACTGTACGAAGGACGTGAAAGGTCTTCCAAAACATATGCTTGGTACAACCTTATTCTCGCCAACACAGTCATCGAAATGGCTTGGAACTCTGTGGCGTCTTTGGCGGTCTACTTCCCGTTCTATTTCCTCGTTGGTATGTACGGCAACGGTCGCATCACGGATACGCAGCATGAACGAGGTGCATTTATGTTCCTCTTGACCTGGGCGTTTATGGTTTATGAGGGGACTTTTTCGCACATGGCTGTGGCTGGGGCGCCGACTGCTGAGGTTGGAGCGACACTTGGGCTGTTCCTGTTTATGATGTCCCTTGTGTTTTGCGGGTAAGTCACCTGTTTCCATGATCCTTTCGGCTCCCTAACATTTCACAGTGTTCTCGTTCCATACTCGGGTCTCCCTGGGTTCTGGACCTTCATGTACCGCGTCTCCCCCTTGACATACCTCATCGGTGCCATGATCTCAAATGGCGTTGGTAAGCAAGAAGTAACCTGCTCAGAGATCGAGTTTCTCCAGTTCCAGACTCCGGCAAATCTCACGTGCGGAGAATATGTTGGCCAATTTGTACAAGCGGTCGGAGGCGCCTTGTCCAACCCGGAATCGAACCAGACGTGCCTTTACTGTCCGATTGCTTCGACTGATACATA comes from the Fusarium verticillioides 7600 chromosome 11, whole genome shotgun sequence genome and includes:
- a CDS encoding ATPase, producing MHDNTPPSTPHDTEADTTVEETTEPVLQLARTFSLTRTFSALSTNINPFLAQDSHLDPKSPKFQPESWVKALLHAFSKDPSKHPRYTAGVSWRNLSVHGFSDPTEFQKDVLNVIWRSPLAAIDWFAKRKQKVKIITDFDGLVKSGELLLVLGRPGSGVSTLLKTIAGHTHGLHLDDSSEFNYQGIPWDLMHRNFRGEVIYQAETDIHFPQLTVGDTLLFAALARTPQHIIANISRHVYAEHMRDAVMAMLGISNTLNTKVGDDFIRGVSGGERKRVSIAEAVLNQSAIQCWDNSTRGLDSATSLEFVRKLRLGTKLGGASAIVAMYQASQAAYDAILLLYEGRQIFFGPTSEATQYFTTMGFECPQRQTAADFLTSLTNPDERIVRPGFENKVPRSPDEFADEWRMSQHRASLLNDIAAFEIQYPLDGKQVETLKGIRRVQKAKFTSDKSPFTISIPMQIRLCIGRGVKRLLGDKTFFVVTIAVNFVMSLVLGSVYFNLPSTAEAMNQRASVIFFAILYNGLSSALEILALYVQRPIVEKHARYALYRPLSESVSSIICDLPSKIISTLAFNIPLYFMVHLRRDTSAFFIFLLFGFTTTMTMSMILRTIAQSSKTVHQALVPAAVFIIGLVIYAGFVLPIRSMKGWLRWINYVNPIAYAYESLIANEFSGRSFGCQTMIPSGPGYENIEPTQRTCSVAGALPGRDFIDGDFFIGTVYKYHYSHLWRNYGILVAFIIFFTFTYLFAAEYFSSEASKGEVLVFRKAQKTQPKETSDEEAATSNFQPPRATSDDTIHPSIEKAPSSSTFCWRSVCYDVKVKGDTRRILSDVNGWVQPGKLTALMGATGAGKTTLLDVLADRVTMGVITGDILVNGLSRGKSFQRTTGYVQQQDIHLETSTVREALRFSAVLRQPTAVSIQEKVDYVEEVINLLEMGPYANAVIGVPGKGLNVEQRKRLSIGVELVAKPEALIFLDEPTSGLDSQTAWAIVSLLKKLADHGLAILCTIHQPSGIIFQQFDRLLLLAKGGKTVYFGDIGENATTLTGYFERHGAIRCRPEENPAEWMLLVIGAAPGAHTDRDWVETWKESSDFQRVQKELDNMTRSRHVSSETDAEDTSYAASVSQQFLACTQRVAQQYWRTPTYIYSKLSLCFITSLFIGLSFQNSPLSLQGLQNQLFSIFMLLVIFAFLTYQTMPGFVTQRTLYEGRERSSKTYAWYNLILANTVIEMAWNSVASLAVYFPFYFLVGMYGNGRITDTQHERGAFMFLLTWAFMVYEGTFSHMAVAGAPTAEVGATLGLFLFMMSLVFCGVLVPYSGLPGFWTFMYRVSPLTYLIGAMISNGVGKQEVTCSEIEFLQFQTPANLTCGEYVGQFVQAVGGALSNPESNQTCLYCPIASTDTYLGTLSIHYSERWRNFGLLSAFIVFDVVAALAAYWIIRVPEKGKRFLFWKK